A portion of the Candidatus Pristimantibacillus lignocellulolyticus genome contains these proteins:
- a CDS encoding ABC-2 transporter permease: protein MYNLLMKELKLGVSPFFYALPFLTGALMLIPSWLYFLVILYFCFITVPNMFGVFKSQNDLMFTMMLPVTKNNIVKAKIGVVVILELLHIVVAVIYGMISTRLYPNLTYYFFEPTLGFWGLCFAMLAIFNIIFFSMYYKTAYKYGAAAFTSVAAAILFAGGAEWLAIQSNVVFDLFKGSGAENIPLQISILIAGIVLFATFTIIAYTISIKQFKKVEI, encoded by the coding sequence CCTTTTTGACTGGAGCCTTAATGCTCATTCCAAGTTGGTTATACTTTCTTGTCATCTTATACTTTTGTTTTATTACGGTTCCTAATATGTTTGGTGTGTTTAAATCACAAAATGATTTGATGTTCACGATGATGTTGCCTGTTACAAAAAACAATATTGTAAAAGCAAAGATAGGTGTCGTAGTCATTCTCGAATTATTGCATATCGTTGTTGCAGTTATCTACGGAATGATAAGTACTCGCTTATATCCTAATTTGACCTACTATTTCTTTGAACCAACTTTAGGTTTTTGGGGACTATGTTTTGCCATGCTTGCAATCTTCAACATTATCTTTTTCTCCATGTATTACAAGACAGCTTACAAGTATGGCGCAGCAGCGTTCACATCTGTTGCAGCAGCTATACTATTTGCTGGTGGGGCAGAATGGTTGGCAATACAAAGTAATGTAGTGTTTGACCTTTTCAAGGGTAGTGGTGCCGAGAACATTCCATTACAAATATCCATCCTAATTGCAGGAATTGTATTATTCGCAACATTTACCATTATCGCTTATACTATTTCTATTAAACAATTTAAGAAAGTAGAAATATAA
- a CDS encoding GntR family transcriptional regulator — translation MNIALSNTSEKPIYQQLFEQISSQILKGELESGYSLPPIRQAAIELGISIITVKKAWEELERSGLIYTVTGKGCFVAELSPDDMLQKRNEMILKQMVESASYYKSFGVTIEEVIELLKKIY, via the coding sequence ATGAACATCGCACTTTCCAACACATCTGAAAAACCAATCTACCAGCAACTTTTCGAACAAATTAGCTCTCAAATTCTAAAGGGTGAGTTAGAATCCGGCTATAGTTTACCACCAATACGACAAGCAGCTATAGAACTTGGGATTAGTATCATCACCGTAAAAAAAGCTTGGGAAGAACTTGAACGTTCTGGACTTATCTATACAGTAACGGGAAAAGGATGCTTCGTAGCTGAACTTTCACCCGATGATATGCTTCAAAAACGCAATGAAATGATCTTGAAGCAAATGGTCGAGAGCGCTTCATATTATAAATCGTTTGGCGTTACCATAGAAGAAGTAATTGAGTTATTGAAGAAGATTTATTGA
- a CDS encoding 2OG-Fe(II) oxygenase, with product MIGDTIEKEQTIFAHVGNTIKTEDREIRIVAKYEAPLIVVLGNVLSYEECDELITHSREQLQSSKIVGNHEVNQIRTSSGVFVEENETIVKIEKRLSQIMNIPIEHGDGLQVLRYTPSQEYQPHYDFFAETSRASDNNRISTLVMYLNDVEEGGETAFPMLNISVFPSKGMAVYFEYFYNNDELNKLTLHAGTPVIRGEKWVATMWMRRQSFR from the coding sequence ATGATAGGGGATACAATTGAGAAAGAACAGACGATATTTGCTCATGTTGGAAATACAATTAAGACAGAAGATCGAGAAATACGAATTGTCGCCAAATACGAGGCACCTCTAATTGTTGTACTAGGAAATGTGCTTAGTTATGAGGAATGTGACGAGCTAATTACTCATTCTAGGGAACAATTACAAAGTTCTAAAATAGTTGGAAATCATGAAGTTAATCAAATTAGAACGAGTAGTGGGGTGTTCGTTGAGGAGAATGAGACGATTGTAAAAATCGAGAAAAGACTCTCTCAAATTATGAATATTCCTATCGAACATGGAGATGGCTTACAAGTTCTCCGATATACACCTAGTCAAGAATATCAACCTCATTATGATTTTTTCGCAGAAACGAGTCGAGCAAGTGATAACAATCGAATTAGTACACTAGTGATGTATTTGAATGATGTGGAGGAAGGCGGAGAAACGGCTTTTCCGATGCTGAATATATCAGTTTTTCCTAGTAAAGGGATGGCAGTCTACTTCGAATATTTTTACAATAATGATGAATTGAATAAATTAACTTTGCATGCAGGTACACCAGTGATTAGGGGCGAAAAGTGGGTTGCTACGATGTGGATGAGAAGGCAATCTTTTCGTTAG